In Daucus carota subsp. sativus chromosome 4, DH1 v3.0, whole genome shotgun sequence, one DNA window encodes the following:
- the LOC108219164 gene encoding uncharacterized protein LOC108219164 isoform X1, which yields MEEQKADDGTMLIFQVGVLDKKRILQRNLNNIAKNADTSTAYGLNCTLKEVVKALLQHDNSSLKFRDLSLEYQTYLTRGSLDKSFKRNLNELLEGFAGRDITLGNVNGVKYRKRIKVNRRVDNEYTMVTVMVLATGHYLIPKKKEKGRKYFDSLAVLQTLQHIPKNQIQSVEVFWSPQKEDEVLSEEDIRRCTKMAPMEDGRIFLI from the exons ATGGAAGAGCAGAAAGCTGATGACGGGACAATGCTCATTTTTCAG GTTGGAGTTTTGGATAAGAAAAGGATATTGCAAAGAAACCTTAACAACATAGCTAAAAATGCAGATACATCCACCGCGTATGGTCTGAACTGCACTTTGAAAG AGGTGGTAAAAGCTCTTCTTCAACATGATAATTCGTCTTTGAAGTTTCGCGATCTATCT CTTGAGTATCAAACTTATCTAACAAGGGGGAGCTTAGACAAGTCTTTTAAAAGAAATCTCAATGAGCTGCTTGAGGGATTCGCCGGACGCGATATTACATTGGGGAATGTAAACGGTGTAAAATATAGGAAGCGAATTAAAGTTAACAGGAGAGTTGACAATGAATATACAATGGTTACAGTTATGGTGCTTGCTACTGGTCACTACTTGATTcctaaaaaaaaagagaagggaAGAAAGTACTTTGACTCCCTCGCAGTGTTGCAAACACTTCAACATATCCCAAAAAACCAAATACAG TCTGTTGAAGTATTTTGGTCACCACAAAAAGAAGATGAGGTTCTGTCGGAGGAAGATATACGAAGATGTACTAAAATGGCACCAATGGAAGATGGTCGTATCTTCCTCATTTGA
- the LOC108218822 gene encoding ATP-dependent zinc metalloprotease FTSH 12, chloroplastic: protein MNHLSSPSTIYQNNPIPFPIYPTKRAKHKKLFIQSHPPLRLLRPNYRPSRPIFRIYSSADPNGSEDSPWLRLSESIRRGSERFLQKFGESVKKETGFDVEAVNAEVFGFVGRAKEVANKGQTEFDSFRTRVLPDFIEWNKRDRWKDIKNWETRRLGALVLYVFVVVFSCRRVYMGVRAPFLARQQQEVTEAYMEALIPEPTPTNIRRYKKGLWRKTTPKGLKLKKFIEEPDGTITRDSSYVGEDAWEDDDADTSNNYEKQTTKYDGELSAEGEKSLQRDLEISDQNQENKSTWRERLQTWNEVLRKEKLSEQLDSLNAKYVVEFDMKEVENSLRKDIVEKARDAQGTRALWISKRWWRYRPKLPYTYFLQKLDCSEVEAVVFTEDLKQLYVTMKEGFPLEYIVNIPLDPHLFAKISSSGVDVDLLQRRQSHYLLKVAIALLPGILILWFIREAVMLLHITNKRFLYKKYNQLFDMAYAENFILPVGEAAETKSMYKEVVLGGDVWDLLDELMVYMHNPMQYYEKEVKFVRGVLLSGPPGTGKTLFARTLAKESGMPFVFASGAEFTDSEKSGAARINEMFSIARRNAPAFVFVDEIDAIAGRHARKDPRRRATFEALIAQLEGEKEKTGVDRFSLRQSVIFICATNRPDELDLDFVRPGIIDRRLYIGLPDARQRVQIFGVHSRGKQLAEDVNFENLVFRTVGYSGADMRNLVNEAGIMSVRKGHSKIYQQDIVDVLDKQLLEGMGVLLTEEEQQKCEESVTFEKKRLLAVHEAGHILLAHLFPKFDWHAFSQLLPGGKETAISVFYPREDTVDQGYTTFGYMKMQMVVAHGGRCAERVVFGDDLTDGGTDDLEKITKIAREMVISPMNARLGLTALTRRIGLVDRPDNPDGELIKYKWDDPHVIPADMTLEVSELFTRELTRYIEETEELAMNGLLANRHILDLIAKELLEKSRITGLEIGERIQEFSPVMFEDFVKPFQIDLEEDGPLPHSNKLRYKPLDIYPAPLHRC from the exons ATGAATCATCTCTCATCACCTTCTACAATCTATCAGAACAACCCAATCCCATTTCCTATTTATCCAACAAAAAGGGCCaaacacaaaaaattatttatccaATCCCACCCACCCCTTCGTCTCTTGAGACCAAATTACAGACCTAGCCGACCCATTTTTCGAATTTACTCTTCTGCTGACCCAAATGGCTCAGAGGACTCTCCTTGGCTACGCTTATCGGAGTCGATTCGGCGTGGGTCTGAGAGGTTTTTACAGAAATTCGGCGAGTCAGTGAAGAAGGAAACTGGTTTTGATGTGGAGGCTGTTAATGCTGAGGTTTTCGGGTTTGTGGGTCGAGCCAAGGAGGTGGCAAACAAGGGCCAGACCGAGTTTGACTCGTTCAGGACTCGCGTGCTTCCTGATTTTATTGAATGGAACAAACGGGACAGATGGAAG GACATCAAGAATTGGGAAACTAGGAGATTAGGTGCACTTGTACTTTATGTTTTTGTTGTAGTTTTTTCATGTCGAAGAGTTTACATGGGGGTTCGAGCTCCATTCCTTGCTCGGCAACAACAAGAAGTTACCGAGGCATACATGGAGGCCTTGATTCCTGAACCCACTCCCACTAACATTAGGAG GTACAAGAAAGGGTTATGGCGGAAGACAACCCCAAAAGGCCTTAAATTGAAGAAGTTCATTGAAGAACCAGATGGGACAATTACCCGTGATAGTTCCTATGTTGGGGAAGATGCATGGGAGGATGATGATGCTGATACTtcaaataattatgaaaaacaaactactaaataTGATGGGGAGTTGAGTGCAGAAGGCGAGAAGTCTCTGCAAAGAGATTTGGAGATTTCAG ATCAGAATCAGGAAAATAAAAGTACATGGCGTGAAAGGCTTCAAACATGGAACGAAGTTCTCAGGAAGGAGAAGTTATCTGAGCAATTAGATTCATTGAATGCGAAGTATGTTGTTGAATTTGACATGAAAGAGGTTGAGAATAGTCTTCGCAAAGACATTGTTGAGAAGGCCCGAGATGCGCAAGGAACAAGGGCTCTGTGGATTTCTAAGCGCTGGTGGCGTTATCGTCCAAAACTTCCCTACACCTATTTTCTTCAGAAACTTGATTGCTCTGAG GTCGAAGCTGTTGTCTTCACAGAGGACCTGAAACAGTTGTATGTAACAATGAAGGAGGGATTTCCACTAGAATATATT GTTAATATCCCACTTGATCCACACTTGTTTGCGAAGATATCAAGTTCTGGAGTTGATGTAGATCTACTTCAGAGACGGCAGAGCCATTACCTTCTTAAAGTTGCAATTGCACTACTACCaggaatattgatattgtgGTTTATTAGGGAAGCTGTGATGCTTCtccatatcactaataaaagaTTTCTTTATAAGAAGTACAATCAACTTTTTGACATGGCCTATGCTGAGAATTTTATCTTG CCAGTTGGAGAAGCTGCTGAAACAAAGTCCATGTATAAAGAGGTAGTTTTAGGTGGTGATGTCTGGGATCTCCTGGATGAGTTAATGGTTTACATGCATAACCCAATGCAGTATTATGAGAAGGAAGTAAAGTTTGTCCGG GGAGTACTTCTGTCAGGGCCTCCAGGAACAGGCAAAACACTATTTGCACGAACACTTGCTAAAGAAAGCGGAATGCCTTTTGTTTTTGCTTCTGGTGCTGAGTTCACAGATAGTGAAAAAAGTGGTGCTGCACGAATTAATGAGATGTTTTCTATTGCGAGGAGAAAT GCTCCTGCTTTTGTATTTGTTGATGAAATCGATGCTATTGCTGGGAGGCATGCAAGAAAGGATCCACGTAGGAGAGCAACATTTGAAGCTTTGATAGCACAGCTTGAAGGAGA GAAGGAGAAAACTGGTGTCGATCGCTTTTCACTGAGGCAATCCGTGATATTTATCTGTGCTACTAATAGGCCTGATGAACTGGATCTTGATTTTGTTCGACCTGGAATTATTGATCGTCGTCTGTATATAGGCTTACCTGATGCTAGACAACGGGTCCAAATTTTTGGTGTCCACAGTAGAGGAAAGCAGCTTGCCGAAGACGTCAACTTTGAAAAT CTTGTTTTCCGCACCGTTGGGTATTCTGGGGCAGATATGAGAAACCTTGTCAACGAAGCAGGGATTATGTCT GTTAGGAAAGGGCATTCTAAGATTTACCAGCAAGATATAGTTGACGTGTTAGATAAACAATTGCTTGAGGGAATGGGTGTGCTTCTAACAGAGGAAGAACAACAGAAATGCGAAGAAAGT gTGACATTTGAGAAAAAGAGACTACTTGCAGTACATGAAGCAGGCCATATACTGTTGGCTCATTTGTTTCCTAAATTTGACTGGCATGCATTTTCACAGCTTCTTCCTGGTGGCAAG GAAACTGCTATTTCTGTTTTTTACCCTCGAGAAGATACAGTAGACCAGGGGTATACAACCTTTGGCTACATGAAGATGCAAATGGTGGTTGCTCATGGTGGGCGTTGTGCTGAACGAGTCGTTTTTGGTGATGACTTGACTGATGGAGGAACAGATGATTTGGAAAAGATAACAAAG ATTGCTCGAGAAATGGTAATTAGCCCAATGAATGCAAGGCTGGGGCTTACTGCTTTGACCAGAAGGATTGGACTAGTTGATCGACCAGATAATCCGGATGGAGAATTGATAAAATACAAG TGGGACGACCCTCATGTGATTCCAGCGGATATGACACTCGAAGTTTCTGAACTATTCACAAGAGAATTGACCAGG TATATTGAAGAGACTGAAGAACTTGCAATGAATGGACTATTGGCTAACAGACATATATTGGATCTAATTGCGAAAGAACTACTGGAGAAGTCAAGAATAACTGGACTG GAAATTGGAGAGAGAATCCAAGAATTTTCTCCAGTTATGTTTGAAGATTTTGTGAAGCCTTTCCAGATTGATTTAGAAGAG gatgggCCATTGCCTCACAGTAATAAGTTGCGATATAAACCACTGGATATATATCCTGCTCCACTGCACAGATGttga
- the LOC108219164 gene encoding uncharacterized protein LOC108219164 isoform X2, with the protein MLIFQVGVLDKKRILQRNLNNIAKNADTSTAYGLNCTLKEVVKALLQHDNSSLKFRDLSLEYQTYLTRGSLDKSFKRNLNELLEGFAGRDITLGNVNGVKYRKRIKVNRRVDNEYTMVTVMVLATGHYLIPKKKEKGRKYFDSLAVLQTLQHIPKNQIQSVEVFWSPQKEDEVLSEEDIRRCTKMAPMEDGRIFLI; encoded by the exons ATGCTCATTTTTCAG GTTGGAGTTTTGGATAAGAAAAGGATATTGCAAAGAAACCTTAACAACATAGCTAAAAATGCAGATACATCCACCGCGTATGGTCTGAACTGCACTTTGAAAG AGGTGGTAAAAGCTCTTCTTCAACATGATAATTCGTCTTTGAAGTTTCGCGATCTATCT CTTGAGTATCAAACTTATCTAACAAGGGGGAGCTTAGACAAGTCTTTTAAAAGAAATCTCAATGAGCTGCTTGAGGGATTCGCCGGACGCGATATTACATTGGGGAATGTAAACGGTGTAAAATATAGGAAGCGAATTAAAGTTAACAGGAGAGTTGACAATGAATATACAATGGTTACAGTTATGGTGCTTGCTACTGGTCACTACTTGATTcctaaaaaaaaagagaagggaAGAAAGTACTTTGACTCCCTCGCAGTGTTGCAAACACTTCAACATATCCCAAAAAACCAAATACAG TCTGTTGAAGTATTTTGGTCACCACAAAAAGAAGATGAGGTTCTGTCGGAGGAAGATATACGAAGATGTACTAAAATGGCACCAATGGAAGATGGTCGTATCTTCCTCATTTGA
- the LOC108215680 gene encoding nuclear transcription factor Y subunit C-2-like, translated as MDPSEDSKQQQGEVIDGAGQMTYGVPQYQAGGGVATGTPVVPVSAPNGLTPQQQYFQQQQLRQKAELQRFWFNQMQEVVQTIDFKNHCLPLARIKKIMKADEDVRMISSEAPVLFSKACEMFIMELTKRSWMHTEENKRRTLQKSDIASAIAKTDIYDFLVDIIPRDEVKEEGPSVARAAIPLLAPPPEPLPYYMVPQQQEHAVGQEVFYPDEHPRPPSPPSPSAPYLPWESPQPENEEENDD; from the coding sequence ATGGATCCATCAGAAGATTCTAAGCAGCAACAGGGGGAAGTGATCGATGGCGCGGGTCAGATGACGTACGGTGTGCCTCAGTACCAGGCTGGAGGAGGAGTTGCAACAGGCACACCTGTGGTACCTGTGTCTGCACCGAATGGCTTGACTCCTCAGCAGCAATATTTTCAGCAACAGCAGCTGCGCCAAAAGGCTGAGCTCCAGCGATTCTGGTTTAATCAAATGCAGGAGGTTGTGCAGACAATAGACTTCAAGAATCATTGCCTCCCGCTTGCTCGTATAAAAAAGATCATGAAAGCTGATGAAGATGTGAGGATGATTTCATCAGAGGCCCCTGTCCTGTTCTCAAAGGCCTGTGAGATGTTCATCATGGAACTGACTAAGCGCTCTTGGATGCACACTGAGGAGAACAAAAGGAGGACCCTCCAGAAGAGTGATATTGCTTCTGCAATAGCAAAGACTGATATCTACGATTTCCTGGTTGACATCATTCCAAGAGATGAGGTGAAGGAAGAAGGTCCTAGTGTCGCCAGGGCTGCAATTCCGCTGCTTGCCCCACCTCCTGAGCCTCTTCCGTATTACATGGTTCCCCAGCAGCAGGAGCATGCTGTGGGACAAGAAGTGTTTTATCCTGATGAGCACCCCCGCCCGCCCTCACCGCCATCCCCATCCGCACCATACCTGCCCTGGGAGTCTCCCCAACCTGAAAATGAGGAGGAAAATGACGACTGA
- the LOC108215679 gene encoding DEAD-box ATP-dependent RNA helicase 36 yields MEDHQLTGDFPLFSVKKTPKQPLTTPTPTPPTQTSKPQFLKETSSTPNPTSSFSQLGLSDWALQTCKELGLKAPTPVQHSCIPRIIAGDDVLGIAQTGSGKTAAFALPMLHKLAEDPYGVFGLVMTPTRELAYQLAEQFRALGSCLNLRCIVVVGGMDSLTQAHALMQRPHIVIATPGRIKALINGNPDIASVFSKTKFLVLDEADRVLEPSYEDELRVIFQCLPKSRQTLLFSATMTSDLEALLELSQNKVYFFEAYEGLETVESLRQEYLLIPKNVKDVYLMHIMSKMEDMKIRSAIVFVSTCRTCHLLSLILEELDLEVAALHSFKSQSLRLSALHRFKSGQVPVLLATDVASRGLDIPTVDLVINYDIPRYPKDYVHRVGRTARAGRGGLALSFVTQNDVELFLRIEAELNKKLEKFDCKENEVIADITKVYQARRVATMKLVDDGFEDKENERKAQKQKMLEEKGLLKGKNKKRKKGGKGGHH; encoded by the exons ATGGAAGACCACCAACTCACCGGCGACTTCCCCTTATTCTCCGTCAAAAAAACACCCAAACAGCCCCTAACGACTCCCACTCCAACTCCACCAACCCAAACATCCAAGCCCCAATTCTTAAAAGAAACATCCTCAACCCCTAATCCCACTTCCTCATTTTCCCAACTGGGCCTATCCGATTGGGCCCTCCAGACCTGCAAAGAGCTGGGCCTCAAAGCCCCCACTCCAGTCCAGCACAGCTGCATTCCTCGTATTATTGCCGGGGATGACGTGTTGGGAATTGCCCAGACTGGGAGCGGCAAAACGGCGGCGTTTGCTCTGCCTATGTTGCATAAGTTGGCGGAGGATCCGTATGGGGTTTTCGGGTTGGTGATGACTCCGACCCGGGAGCTGGCGTACCAGCTGGCCGAGCAGTTTCGGGCTCTCGGGTCGTGTTTGAATTTGAGGTGTATTGTTGTGGTTGGGGGCATGGACTCGTTGACGCAGGCTCATGCGTTGATGCAGAGGCCACATATTGTTATTGCTACTCCGGGGAGGATCAAGGCTCTTATTAATGGCAATCCCGATATTGCTTCCGTCTTTTCGAAAACTAAG TTTCTGGTTTTGGATGAAGCCGACAGAGTTTTGGAACCAAGCTATGAAGATGAACTTAGAGTGATCTTCCAGTGTTTGCCAAAGAGTAGACAGACTTTATTATTTTCGGCAACAATGACAAGTGATTTAGAAGCGTTGCTTGAGCTTTCACAAAATAAGGTTTACTTTTTTGAAGCATATGAAGGTCTCGAGACTGTAGAATCCCTCAGGCAGGAGTATCTACTTATACCCAAAAATGTGAAGGATGTCTATCTGATGCACATTATGTCCAAAATGGAGGACATGAAAATTCGTTCTGCCATAGTTTTTGTATCAACCTGCAG AACTTGCCATCTTCTAAGTTTAATCCTGGAAGAGCTTGATCTAGAAGTGGCAGCATTACATTCATTCAAATCTCAGTCTCTACGGCTTTCAGCATTACATCGGTTCAAATCTGGGCAGGTTCCTGTATTGCTTGCAACTGATGTCGCCAGCCGTGGGTTAGATATTCCTACCGTTGATTTGGTGATCAATTATGATATTCCAAG ATACCCAAAGGATTATGTTCATCGTGTTGGACGTACTGCTAGAGCAGGGAGAGGAGGTCTGGCGCTGAGTTTTGTTACGCAG AATGATGTAGAGCTTTTTCTACGGATAGAAGCTGAATTGAACAAGAAATTAGAGAAGTTTGACTGCAAAGAAAACGAAGTTATTGCTGATATTACCAAG GTTTATCAGGCCAGACGTGTTGCAACAATGAAGCTAGTGGATGATGGATTTGAGGATAAAGAAAATGAGCGCAAAGCTCAAAAACAAAAGATGCTTGAAGAGAAAGGACTATTGAAGGGAAAGaacaaaaagagaaaaaagggAGGAAAAGGCGGACATCATTGA
- the LOC108219058 gene encoding phosphoglycerate kinase, chloroplastic has protein sequence MASATSPTSLSLLPTTSSSSSSTRSRAFLNTRFLNSPLRRGLGFAASAADPLLSIHVASKLRSFAFSAKPIRGVASMAKKSVGDLGEAELKGKNVFVRADLNVPLNDAQEITDDTRIRAAIPTIKYLMANGAKVILSSHLGRPKGVTPKFSLAPLVPRLSELLGIEVIKADDCIGPEVEKLVASLPEGGVLLLENVRFYKEEEKNDPEFAKKLASVADLFVNDAFGTAHRAHASTEGVTKFLSPSVAGFLLQKELDYLVGAVSTPNRPFAAIVGGSKVSSKIGVIESLLEKCDILLLGGGMIFTFYKAQGLSVGSSLVEEDKLELATTLLQKAKDKGVSLLLPSDVIVADKFAADANSKTVAASAIPDGWMGLDIGPDSVKTFNEALDTTKTVIWNGPMGVFEMEKFAAGTEAIAKKLAELSGKGVTTIIGGGDSVAAVEKVGVAELMSHISTGGGASLELLEGKELPGVVALNEKVTVSTRSVSV, from the exons ATGGCTTCAGCTACATCCCCCACCTCACTCTCACTCCTCCCCACTACTTCCTCCTCCTCCAGCTCCACCCGCTCTCGCGCATTCCTCAACACCCGCTTCCTCAACTCCCCTCTCCGCCGTGGCCTCGGTTTCGCCGCCTCCGCCGCCGACCCACTTCTCTCCATCCATGTGGCCTCTAAGCTCCGATCCTTTGCATTCTCTGCAAAACCCATCAGGGGTGTGGCTTCCATGGCCAAGAAAAGCGTGGGGGACTTGGGTGAAGCTGAGTTGAAGGGCAAGAATGTGTTTGTGAGGGCTGATTTGAATGTACCATTGAATGATGCTCAAGAAATTACTGATGATACTAGAATTAGAGCTGCTATTCCCACTATTAAATACTTGATGGCTAATGGTGCCAAGGTCATTCTTTCCAGTCATTTG GGACGTCCAAAAGGTGTAACTCCAAAATTTAGCTTGGCACCTCTTGTTCCAAGGCTATCTGAACTCCTTGGAATTGAG GTCATAAAGGCTGATGACTGCATTGGCCCAGAGGTTGAGAAATTGGTGGCTTCACTTCCTGAAGGCGGTGTACTGCTTCTTGAAAACGTCAGATTTTACAAGGAGGAAGAAAAGAATGACCCTGAATTCGCAAAGAAACTTGCCTCAGTTGCTGATCTTTTTGTGAATGATGCTTTTGGTACAGCACACAGAGCACATGCCTCTACCGAGGGAGTAACAAAGTTTTTGTCGCCATCTGTTGCTGGTTTTCTTTTGCAGAAG GAACTGGACTACCTTGTTGGAGCAGTTTCTACTCCCAACAGGCCATTTGCTGCTATTGTTGGAGGTTCAAAAGTGTCATCCAAGATTGGAGTGATTGAGTCTCTCCTAGAGAAGTGTGATATCTTGCTGTTGGGTGGAGGTATGATCTTCACCTTTTACAAGGCACAAGGTTTATCAGTGGGATCTTCTTTGGTAGAGGAGGATAAGCTTGAACTTGCAACAACACTTCTCCAAAAGGCCAAGGACAAGGGTGTTTCCCTTCTGTTGCCAAGTGATGTCATTGTGGCAGATAAATTTGCTGCTGATGCAAACAGCAAG ACTGTGGCAGCTTCAGCTATCCCCGACGGATGGATGGGATTGGACATTGGACCAGATTCAGTGAAGACATTTAATGAAGCTCTGGACACCACCAAAACTGTCATCTGGAATGGGCCAATGGGAGTGTTCGAGATGGAGAAGTTTGCGGCTGGAACAGAG GCAATTGCAAAGAAACTAGCAGAACTGAGCGGAAAGGGAGTTACAACAATCATTGGAGGTGGAGATTCAGTTGCAGCAGTAGAGAAAGTAGGAGTTGCTGAACTGATGAGCCACATATCAACGGGTGGTGGTGCCAGTTTGGAGTTGCTAGAAGGCAAAGAACTCCCTGGTGTCGTTGCGCTAAATGAAAAAGTAACAGTGTCCACCCGGTCGGTGTCTGTGTAA